In the Rhea pennata isolate bPtePen1 chromosome 4, bPtePen1.pri, whole genome shotgun sequence genome, TGATTTACTTTGACTCAAAAATTGAAGTAAGTGTGTTTGAAACATTTGGTACAAAGAGAACTTAAGGAAGaggatatatttttcatgtCCTGTCACGTCCTTGTTTAGAACCTTCATAGTCTTAGATTttacaatgcaaagaaaatgatagtatgcattatttaaaatggtAGTATCTTtgattattaataaaattaaaacaattaataaAGTCTTTGgactttaaaaaatgtctaCATCTGGACTTCTATCTAGACTCTGTAGCTATCTCTCTGAATTTTTCATTCTCAGCATTTTCAGtgtagaagaaagagaaaacaagtaatgtaaattaaaaatggcTGATCGTGAGTCACAAGGTTCTAGATCCGTAAATCAAAAATTGAGTCAGACGCTATGAACACTGAAATAGTTGACTAGAGAGCAAAACCATTCAAACGAATAGTTGTTGAAGTCTTGCATCATTTTTCACGCAGTGAGTAAAATATCATAGATGTCTTTCCTTTGcccccaaaaaggaaaaaagaggctTTGAAAACAATGCAAAACTGAGGAGCTGAACAAATAATTGTATTATATTGTGTAAGGAAAATGATACTGTAAGTTGTAAGTGAACTGCTAATTTTTAGCTAATCACAAGCTGTAATGAAAGCTTGAGACATCTTCTATGAAGATGATGACAGTGGTAGACTTTGTCTTGaacaaaaaacccctcaaaCCTAATGTCATTTTCTTAGTCTTGCCATTGTAGTTGTAAACCAGACTGTAACCAAAGCTGATGTATTTTTACTGGTGAGGTTTATAGTGACAATGGTctacataaaaattaattagTTCCATATTGATGTAGCTTTTATTGGTCAGTGTGAATATCTGTTCAATTCTTGTAGTTTTGAAAGAGCTACTTCATTTGCTGCATACTTTCTTTAGGACAAGACTTAGAAACCCAGCAATAAGGACTGTGTGTACCAACATAGACCTGAGTCTGGCGAGGGACATTGAGTGCAGAATGATTGCAAGTGGGaacaaaattttttattttggttattGTCTGCTGAGAAATTTTCAGATCTGTCTCAGTAGATTGGAAAGTTTAATAATCACACCGTGCctgaccttttcctttttatgtctTAGCAATACTTAGACCAATATCTAAACAGAAAAGttcaaagaacagaaacaaagctgCAAAAGTCATAAAAGAATGACTGAAAACATGCAcaagaacagttttatttcaaaaaaccCCAGGCCTCTGCCTGTTTGTTCAAGAAATGGGAACATGAGTGCCTGTGTCATTAAAGATGTCAGTTTTCCATTACATGAGCATTAGCCTGAGTACATTTgattgtgtcttttttttttttaagaaaaacataataaagCTGTCCAGAAATAACTGGAAGCTTTTCCTATTGCTTGGACAGGAGAAACTTGTTCAGCTATGCATTACAGTGACATTAATATCAAGCATTGGTAATACAAATTTGTAAAACATCTGAATTTAGCAACACTATCTGTTACTAGATAATATCAAAGGTAGCTATAActaaaaaatgagaacaattgattttttttcacagtttacTTTCCTAATTTTTCCTAGAAATGGAGCATTTTTGTTGATTGTGTTGATATTTCATCTGCCCTTGTATTATGTACTctattaattttcaaaacaggGAAGCAATCACTTTGAAAGATACAAGAAGTGTAATGCCTTGTAGGAAGGTGGATGGATTTCTGCAAGAATCAGAGTTTTAGTGGTAAATACTGTGTGAATATCTCTGCTACTCACGTTTCCTAGAAGTCtagctttataaataaaatgtttacttttatttaaatatttctgtgaagcaCAGCCCAGGCTATTCTTACTCTGTTATTTATGTCGAGTTGATTGACAAAACTGagattttctccctttcagtGATGTAATTTGCATGTGCTAACATAGTTACAGTGAAATGAGGAAATTTGGTATCACTAGTAAAGAGAGAGAAGatcatttgctttcatttttttgttactgCTACCTTTTCTCATCCTTATAGAGAGTATAGAATTTCTTGATTCCTAGATAATATTACATGAAGCCATTaccataaaatatatatataaaaaatacattaatatattaatttttttgaagcttCCATGTTTGCTGTAAGGATGGGGTTTCCATATGAAGATTTAACTACTCCAAAATCTCTTTCGATGTATTCAGAGTGGCTTAATCAGAGCTGTCAGCCAAACTACTGGAAGGTACAGtacagtggtggtggtgaagtgGGTTTTAGAAAGTCAGTCATGCGGCATTGTTCCTTCAACATATTGAAATTGTGCTTGATATCTAGGGGAAGAAGTGTTTGGTTTGACAATTTTGGGTTTGTTCTATATGTCAAACATTTGATAGAAACAGTGTGTGTAGcaatttttcttaaatcctaTTGGGTTTGACCTTGCTGAAGAGGTGTTTTGTGTTTGgaggagcttttcttttttccccccctctcttGTTTCCCCAGTTTCTAAATTTGGGCAAACGAGACTAAGCAATGAATGTAGCTTTTTATGCACGTATAAAGGAAATTTCACGGTAGTAATTaaggtcctttttttttccatacgTAGTTTGAGTTGCTTTGTGCAGACCTATGAATGCATTAAATTAGTGCAGCTGTCCATGTTAAACTTGCctgttgtgtttctttttttcttttgaaattggAATTGCAGATTTCTACATATTTATACATAGTCTTCATTGTTTCTTGCATCTGAAGTGCTGTAGTATTGAACCATTTTAATTCAATATATATTCTCCTTTTTGTTAAGAAAGTACTGTGATGCTTTATCTGGATTCTATTAAAAAAGGCTCcgttcttttctttctttgaagccTAAAATCTATaacctgttttgttttcttcattctgatgaagctgctttttttttggtttttttaaatggcatctGCTCTGTGGGTAGTAGATTGTAGGTAGAGTGTGGCATTCTTAAATCTATTTGTAATGAAGCATAATATATTGTTCttgcaaataatgaaataattacagaatgTAGTACCAGACTCTTCAAAATCCTGTGGACCATacaaaaaggctgaaaaagtGATTTGTAAAGAAGATTGGACCATCTCCCAAAGAAGAATAAGTGTTCATAATCACGATACTATTGGTAACAACTTTTGGTAACTCTCTgatgctaattttttttccctcattccTTTGCTGATGAAATCATGctgactttaaataaaaatacttcatataggcaatatttcttgttttcaagaaTCTTATTTGTATTATAATGGAATGCCTATAAATTCTTAGATAAAGTAGGCTTCAGTTTGGTTGggtggtttgggggttttttaaTTCACTTGTTTTAGTGTACTGCCTATACAGCCACTTGTTTCATCTTGTGTTCATTGACCTGTTGCTTCTGCCTCAGATGTCTTGGCACAGTTTGGGCAGATACGGGTgctcagaaaaaataagaaatggttatttttaaCCTTGATATCTAAATTATGGCTGACGTGGGTCAAATCTCCCTGCTAGCTGTCAGCCCaatttaaatatacatacatacatacatacatacatatacatatatatatatatatatatatatatatatatatatatagttttgcAGAGGTGGGAGAAGTGAATAAACGTTTTTAATTTAGTGCTCTTGCCAGAAGAAAAGTTTGTCAAATTGTCCTTAAACTTACGAAATAAAGCCAagtttcattttacttctgttcTGGCATTTAATTAAAGCAGtaaatttctgcagaaactgaTATGTTTAAAACAGGTTAGCAGTAGTAGTCCCAAAGACTTATAGGAGTCTACTGATAAAAGACTGTTAATTGCCAAGTCTGTTAGCTAATTCATGAGCAGATTTGACAAAGGCAGCAAGCATTATAGTGGAGTGGTTACAAATTCATATCTTTCAAAGCTTTATAATTTGTCATcttaaaatttaactttttgttttaggCTGGATTTTTCTCAATTTAGTAATTTAGAACCTTTTGTCTGACAGTATTTTCAATATGAAGAATTAACAAGTCATTTCAGGCATTGGTCTTTCATCTTTGCTTCTACTCCTCGCTACTAATAACGTATTAATGTTCTACAAAAGTCAGACTACTTACcaatttaagaatttttctttcctagaatATACAATTTTCAATATATTCTAGCAAACTCAAATTGTAGAGTGTCAGGATGAGAGGTTAATTTGTTAATACAGTGCAGAAGTTGATTAAGCAGTCTAAAGCTGATTTGTAGTATATATTGACACTTATCTTTGTACTCTGTGTTCTCCCATCCCACGGTTTTATTTGTGAAACATCTCCTTGACtaacacattttgaaaagtgtCTTCATTCAGAATGCATTTAGGAAATTGGTAGGAACTGATGTCCTTCCAGTAGAGCCAGTGTGTCTATGCTTTTAGCTTCTACTGATTAGAAAACTTCTTCTATGAGAAGAAGAACCAGAATTCAGCTGTTTGAATTTTGTTGCTTGGCTGTCAGTATGTTCTGAAgttgctgccagcagcagttGTTGCCCTGTCTTGAAGAGGTGAAGTCTTGCCTTATGGAGAAGCTGCTGATCCCAGCCGGTTCCTAGCATCAATCTGAATTGCTCCAATATGATGCAGCGGTTTCCTCATCAGAATGAAATTAGTGAAGGGTGGGATCACTCACACAAATGACTCTGTCATGTAATCCTTTTAACTTTGATAGGCTGTATTTCACCTTCTACCAAGTTTAAGttcatgtctctctctctctctgatctGCTTCAAGCACAGTTTATCGAATTCCAAACTTTGTTGCTCTGATGGTACCAGTGCAGACTGGCTTCTGGTTCTTTACCACATCTCATAGGTGCATATCAAAAGATGTTGGCTACTTGGACAGCAATAACATATTCTGAAATAACTACTGTGCCACTGTTTAAGAATTCCTTTTTAGACTCTTGTAATCCATCCAAAACTTTCCAAATGTGTTTTACAAAGAACTTTCTTCAAGAGCCtgttttttccatatttcaaaGTATCAGTAATTTCAAATAGTCTGGCTATCATGGTTCTTTCCGATGATAACTATAGTGACAGTTTAATATATGCATCAGATATGCTTCTGAGTATGtttcattctttattaaaaattttaggTATGATAGTAATTGGTGAGAGTGGAACCATTGCTTCTGGGACATCTACTAATGGTGGAGTCCACAAAATTCCAGGGTTAGTATTTGTGGTTTTAGTAAAAAGCTTGGGATGCTTGTGACAGTGTACATTCTAGATCATGGCTATCACAAATTGACCTTGCTTATTTCTGGGCTGCCATAAATCTGAGTACTGAGAAACTGATTAAGCTGGAAAATGATTTGGCACAATGCACCATCTTGAAAAGATACACAGTCTCCAAAGAAATGtacacagaatcacagcccAACGCctatatctgtatctatatatatattatctTGGAGGTTCCTTTCCTCCATTACCAGGAGTCCTGTTTGTCAGCAAAGTTGGATATCTTCTGGATTTAACAGAAATTATTGAAGATACCAGTGTCCCCGGCTACTTACTGTTGCCTACTGGCTAAACCTTACTGCCCCAGCTGGAGGAGTTAGTATACTAACAAGATGGTATTTCTGGAGGTGGATTAAGGTTTAGGTCAGTCAGGTTATCACAGTGTACTTTCATCAGTAGTTTTAAGACAAGACTTCTGACTACAATTGAATAACTTTCTTACCTCTTCTGTTCTCCTGTGGGTTTACTACTGACACAGCTAGACGCAGTAAATTTGGCAAATTGGTGCACAAGTCATAAGAACTTGCCAGTAAGTATCAGGTGAAGAAATACATCAATGCAACCTCACTGAATTAGTAGATTATAACCCATTTTTTTgccatagattttttttaattatacgtgtgtgtgtgtgtgtatatattgttttcattttcgTTTCCATTGTTCACTGAAGCCGTGTAGGGGACTCTCCAATAGCTGGCGCAGGAGCTTATGCTGATAGTACAGCAGGAGGGGCTGCAGCCACTGGGGATGGTGACATCATGATGCGCTTCTTACCCAGGTTTGTCCTTATGTGAACTCAACAAATTCAGTAATTGATTGAAAAGTCAGTCTGATACGTAGGGTGCTGAAGTGGAGGTAAAAGAGGAATGAAAGGGGAAAGAACAGTAGCAGAATCAAGTTGCCCTTATAACCTGtcttgaaagaaacaaagaacttCAGTGTTTCTTAAATTTCTGGATGACTGATCCCCTCAGTATTGCCAAGCTGGGAGCAAGCAGGCAATAGTAGTGCCTAATCTGCATGCTCTTTAACAAACTCACTAACTCTCTCCTCTTGATTGTTTGGTTGGGTGGGAAATAAGTGTTGTAAATTGTAGAAAGGATGAGGAGGGAGTCTCAAATTACTCGGAGGTGCGTGGTGTAATTGTATCATATTTTATGTACTTGGTATCTAACTTGCGTTTAGAAGAGATGTTTTAGTGCTGTCATGGTTGCCTAACCTGTATACGACTTTTCATTACTCTCTGAATCTTGACAGTCATCCTTGTGGATGGGTCTCAGTGAGAATGCATTATGAAAGTCCATGCTGAACATAACAGACACTGCTTCTTGAAGGAACTTTCTTGTTTTGGAAACTGTGGCTGTTATAAATACCCATCTGCTAGCAAGCATTTGTAAATGTTGCAAATCCTCAAATGTAATGTAGAATGTAAATGTTGTAATTCCTCAAAGATTTTTCAAACTATTCCAAGCCACTTTTGAGATAAGAGGATATTGACAACTATCACTCTGAGGTACTGGCAAGAGCAGTGAATTGACTTCCACGATGAGgctaataaataaaagtttgcATTACTTTTCAACTAGATCCTTCAGGCTGCTAAAATGCTTAACATATTTTCTAAAACCAGTTGGTGCAAACAAAATAACTCAAACTAGATGACTGATCAGAAGTCCCTTATACAGGTTTTACCTAAATAGAAGGGAATTCCATGTTATTTAGGTgttcacaaataaaaaacaaagtgcaTTCTCATGTGAGCAGAATCAACGTGCTGGAAGTGAAGGATGTGTCCAAGGGCAAAATTGTTGCTATTTTCTGACCACCTTCTTTGAAATAGTAACATCTTAATGTAGTTACTGATCACTGAAGAGACCTCTGTTAAATACAGCTATATATTCAGATATCTTTGGTTAATTTGAACCCATCTGATAGGTATAATAAATCAAAAGTAATAGGGAGTCTCAAAATGCAAGAAATTCTCTTAAGTATTTTGACATCTATAGTTAATACTGTCTGTCTATATTAGTGTAACAGGAGTtgacacttttatttttcatcaaaataaaatcagcattgTTTGCACTTAAGTTACATTATGTATTATCCTTTAACCTTCAAGTTTTGAAAGTAAATGACAACAAAAGTAgattttttgcttctgtgaacTTTTTGGAAATGCAAATGATTTATCTCAAGCATTGTTCATATTGTCATTTGTTTAGtaatactgtaaataaaaagaaaataattttgattgcTCTTGAAtttagaataatattttaaaaaaagaatcagtttgCAGAAAACGTGAGAGTGGATGAAAGTCTTGATCAAAACATAGTAACATCATTCATGGAATAAGAAGGAAAGATGGTCAATTTTgagcttttcagaaatgcatatttttatcaGACTTTTTGATACTTACAGGAGTCAAAATTTGTCAATAGTGTAGTATcagaggtctttttttttcaaaaatttatcTTGAAATAGGCCTCTGAGCACTAGTATAACATTTGAAGTCAAACTTAGCTGtgcaatggaaaataaaagccgAGAACTCTTTTAATTGCTCTTTTTGGTGTTGTTGGAGTTGGTCTGCTGCTTAGCCTCTTCTTCTGCAGATGATTAGACAGAGATATCCCAGGTTTGGTACTGCCTTAGAATGATGAGTGGCTTAGATGGCATCTTGCAGTCATTTTAGTCCTAtttctaattacattttatataacACTTGGGTGATAATGACCAGTTGAAGTTTGGCTAAAGGTTCCTTACCATGCTTTTCCATTATTTGAAGAAATTGATATCTCAGTCATATTTTGGAATGTATAACTTGAGGAAAACTAACTCTCTGGGTGTTGGGTTGTTCTGTTTTAGCTATCAAGCTGTGGAGTATATGAGGATGGGAACAGACCCAACAGTAGCCTGTCAGAAAGTTATTTCTAGAATCCAGAAGTATGCACCAAAGTTCTTTGGTGCTGTTATATGTGCCAATGCAACTGGAAGTTATGGTATGTATGTTCTTCAATAAAAAAAGCTAGCTAGgccacagaaatacaaaaatgaaggTGGACTTTAAAGCAGCAGTCACTAATTATTCTTTAACCACTGCAGCATTATTGTCCCTCCATAGTATCAATTGCTGGTTATCATTACTACTGTCCTATTGTGGACTTAATTATTACTCTGCATTTTGATGCGTTAGCCTTTCACAGAAATTTATATAAGTTTTAGTACAAATCAAAAATTCTTACAACCTTAATAAATTGTCGTGGATTGTCTGTGATAAATTTGGAGGGTTAAAGAAAGCCTCTCATAGATACGGCACAAGGCAGCGAGACTGACAGTTCATCATAGCTTCAAAGCAATCCAAAATCAATCATTGTGCCATTAGTGGCACATCATCTCATTAGTGAACTCTTAGATCAGTAGAAAATGCAATTTGCTAATCAACATGGCTTATTGAGTTAGACTGCTTATTGCTGTTCTTTGATCTTTTATTTCCCATAATTCTGTGTTTGAGAGATTAGAGTTTGAGGAATTCATTACATTAATCAGgactgatatatatatatatcatatattttttttcctaatttacaTTACTATTTTGAATGGTATTATAAGGGCATTAATTGCACTAAAGCAGTCAGTAGACCTGTACttttacttcaaaattaaatacttttgaGATATCTTGGGTTAAACATTGTAAAAGGATAATTACACCATTGTAGCAGAATTAATGACTAGGTTTTAGATGGTAAAGTGCAGTGACAAAGACACTAATCCTAAATGtaggaaatctttcttttttctctctctttcctagGTGCTGCGTGCAATAAAATTTCAGGATTCACTCAGTTTCACTTCATGGTTTATAATCCTGTGCTAAGTCAGCCATCTAAGCAAGTAGTGGATTGCATCTAATTGTTTTTGTACTAGTAATGTCTAAACTTAGTTGGGGAGGGGCTAAAAATGTTCCCTAGGTGTTACTTTGCAAAGTGCTTGTTCATTTTTACTGTCGTGTAATCCTTTGAGCAAGTACAAAGGTATGTTGGAGATGCACCTGTTACTTCACTATTCTTAATATGTTCTACTTTGTAATTACTTTGTCTAGTGCCAGTAAACGTAATCTTTAGGTGCTTAATCTAATTAGTTTGTAAAATTACTTCTAAATGACTGTGGATTTTAATCTAGAGTGATATTTAAGAAACTCTGTGAAGTTTTAGGGAAGTGAATATATCTGCACAATTAGAGTGCTTACACTTTTACAGTTAGCATAGGGAACTCATCTCTGCTCAAAAGTCAGCATCTAAGTAAAATGACTGAAATTGATATGCCTTGTTTCTGCATATGCTTGACGTCGCTTAAGTCAAGAATTCCGTACACATTCCATTGCATCCCAGCTCCGTTCTTAAACTTGTGCAAACCTGCGAGTCAACCTGTGGTTCTAAATATGGCAAAATTTCTCTGAGTATTTACTTCTGAGTAATTCCAGGTTTCATaatgcaaacagatttttcatgttCACGCAAAGACTTGAGTGTCTAATAGCCTTTCTAATCTGTTCTCGTAAGAGCTAAGTAGCCAAAAGTGATGTGTAGTAACCGTTGAACTGGCCCTTCACtttgtcatttaaaatcaaGTCTTTGGCAGAAATCTGGAATGTAtggggaaaagggggagaggaaaggaggattTATTTTGAGAATTGTTAATCATCCTTCAAAGATTTAGTCCagacttcttttcctttgaaaagtgAATTGCATGCAAATTCTGGCAAGCAAGGGAAGGGGACTGaaaagtggtggtggtggtggagaagATTTggaaatcttaaaagaaaagcagcatctgcTTGATGGACATTTCTAACTTTTGGATATTTCTAACGTGCTTTGCAATGCCCAAGAGTGTCTCTGAATAGAGAGAACATCCAGACATCCCTGATAGTACAAGCATTCACGGAGCATTGAAGTCTGTTGCTGATTCTTTAAAGTGGATGAGAAGACAGATGGAAATCTTCCCgtcacctttttttctgtagtggaAATTAATTATGAGCTTTAATCACAGTAATTCCCTTGTCACTGATTTCAAGTGTGCTTGCCCATTCTGTAGCACGTTATCTCCGAAAAAGAGTAATTGCATATGTATAGTATGGCAGTTACCTATAGCTAACAAAGGTATTTTTGTCGCTCCTTTTCTGTATCCAGAGATACCAGGGTTCACTTACAGTAAAACTTTAGCATCTGGAGGATTGTTTTATTGGTATTTGAAGATATGTTTGATCCTTCTGTAAACTTGATAGCAAAGATTCAGTGAAATGATCATCAAGCTAAACTTAAAATTGCTAGGGGAATgtaaaaaagggggagggagtAAAATGACCACATCTTGTCAtaactactttatttttttttaatctacttaaataaaagcattgaGTAGTAAAAGCACACTTCAGTGTATTCTTTATAACTAAGGTTGTTTTGATGCTTATATACTGTGCCTTAAAATGATTGTTTGCCTTAGGTTCTAAGTTTGTATGtgtaaaagctggaaaaaaaatcagactagaATAGCCCTCTTTAATGGCTTGCTGTTAAACTTCATCaacaaaatcatttatttgGAGGATTCACTGCTGTTACTGGATTTTAGAATATTTCATAGGACAGATTTCAGTGCCAGTCACATTAAGATTTTGTCAGAGGAGCTGTTATTGAATATATCTACAGTGATTTAAGGTAAAGTTTCTGTCTCCCTACTGGCCTTCTGTCATGGCTGATGTATCTTTAGTTGGAATGGACAGAACAGTGTCAGTGCTCATAAACCGAAGCAACCAAATGCAAATGGATTGACAAAAAGCCCAGTGATTAGTACCTTAAAGGTAGCATTTTGGTTGTAAATGTGGTTCAGTACTGGTAGCTAAGAGTGCTAATGTCTTAAACTACTGTACCTGAAACCAACAGGATGCTTTTTTGGAAAACCTTGGGAACATCCGTGAATTGCTTTCTAGTGTGCTTATGCCGCTCTGTCTTGGTGTTAGCTCGCATGTGCAACAAAAGGTTGTGCCAATCCATGCTGAAAACTCATGATTGCTCTGTGAAAGTGTATTTCAAGTAGAGTTCTCTCTTACTACATAGCCATGGCATCCTTGAAATTACTgtaaatgagaacaaaattgCTTGTTTCCATGAGGTATTAATACATCTGTTATAATAATGTGGATTGTTTTGTTGTGTTAATTAGTTATTGTAATTCAGAGGGTTACTTTGCATGAACTATTTGAATATATTGTTCAGTtgacagtattttgaaatataatatttataaatagatCTTTCCAATTATGTGGACTGAACCTATGAATTAAAAAACTATTTGCCTAgtattttgtcttcaaaatgtttctatAAATTTCTTAAAGTAGTGCTGTTTTCTTATGCTGAGCAGATACATGagtttatgctttttttaaaaaagcttttacaaaCACAAACTTTTGTCGAAAGCAAGCAAAAACTATACAGTGGTTTCTGCTGTCATTGCAAAAGTtctatttctgatttcagagaATTTGTATTGTTAAGGTTTTACTTTACAACttttattacaggaaaaaaactacaaaaaatgagtatttgtaAGTTAGTTACACAGTTGTCTGCATCCTATAAAGGATTTCTTAATTCTGTTTAAATGTATTAGCTGGTAGCTGTcctcttttttctatttctaaagcTTCTTACCAAATTATTGCTTCATCTGATGTAGACAGAAAGATTTTCTTAGGTTTATGGTCTGACCGATAGAGCTAGCTATGCCATGTTTTGCATGGTACTGATTGTTctttaataaagaaatttgTATGAGCCCTGGCAATATGCTGTATGTATTTATTGAAGAAAACTTCCCCGAAATTTCAGTTTCGAGTTCACCAtgaaatgtttctctttgtCTGTAATTACCTCAACAGGgaataattcagatttttagAGATTTTGAGGTTGGTCTTTCAGATAGAAGCAACAAGTTATATTATAAATTGGAGAAAATCTGTAATTACTTTAAGGGGTAAAACTAACAGTAGTAATGAttgttttttaacttaaaattctTCTATTAACAGTTGTTGGGGTTTAGTTATTGCATGATTGCTGTCATTCATTACaacttttgtttattgttttgaaacaaaatgtgtAGGATTTCACAGCTAATAACTCTAGTCTCTGGTGGGAAAAACATCAGTAAACTTAATTATCAGTAATATAGTTAAATTTACTCTAGCTCTAATACAGAAGTGGAATGTTGCAGACAAAGTGCTGAATTAAAAAAGTTTTCACTAGGGAGTCTGTTCATTCCTTCATATAAGTTGCATTAAATTTACAGCAAAAGAACATTACTGAAATGTCCATGGAGCAGAAGCAACAGAATCTCAGGATTTTTGTGATTagttttgctattatttttgaGCTGCTGAGTCAGGCAGAGAACATTTTTGGATATTTGTGCATTTAACAGTATTTGCtgggttttcattttcttcttttccgCTGACAGCTGGAATCAATGTAGGTAAATACACTTGCTCCATTGGTGTGATTAGCTGATCTGTTTACAGTGACAAGTGGCATTCCGTGAAATAAGAGCAATAGCAGCTTAAGAACGCTAGTTGTTTAGGGAATTCCTGttagggttttgtttgtttgtttttccctaatAGGATAGggaaaaatctttgaaagaaaagtttttgaTTGTGTTTCACAGGTGGAGttcaaaacagctttgcttttgtaAGTGTTGggttttatattattatttatattatttattataatgaTAACTTCAGAGTTCTACGTGAAAAAATTTTATATCTGACaagaagttgcttttttttcacactTGCATACTGTTTTCTGCGGGCAAATTCCAAGTTACTTTTCAACTGGTATTTGTTCGTGAAATGTAAC is a window encoding:
- the AGA gene encoding N(4)-(beta-N-acetylglucosaminyl)-L-asparaginase; this translates as MAAGAGELLLLLLLVLTVQLAAAVPAALPLVVNTWAFRKATETAWRILQMGGSELDAVEKGCGQCEIDQCDGSVGYGGSPDESGETTLDAMIMDGNTMEVGAVADLRRVKNAIGVARKVIEHTKHTLLVGESASMFAVRMGFPYEDLTTPKSLSMYSEWLNQSCQPNYWKNVVPDSSKSCGPYKKAEKVICKEDWTISQRRISVHNHDTIGMIVIGESGTIASGTSTNGGVHKIPGRVGDSPIAGAGAYADSTAGGAAATGDGDIMMRFLPSYQAVEYMRMGTDPTVACQKVISRIQKYAPKFFGAVICANATGSYGAACNKISGFTQFHFMVYNPVLSQPSKQVVDCI